The Peromyscus eremicus unplaced genomic scaffold, PerEre_H2_v1 PerEre#2#unplaced_83, whole genome shotgun sequence genome includes the window AACTAGAGTCCCatgggaagaaggagcctcaatAAGGAATTGTTTGGATTAAGTAGACTTTGAGCACATCTGTTGGAGATTTATAGATTGTTAATTAGATGGAGGTCTCACCCTAAAGTGTGAAGAACCACTTCATCACTGGGACCTGAACTGTGTAACAGTGAAGAAGCTGGAGCATATGCAGAGGCAAGCAGGCTGCATGGCTGCATTtccatctctctgctcttgactgtggatgtgaagtgactgagttcctgccttgatatCCCCCAAAATGGACTATTACCTGGATCTGTGGGCTAAAATCAATTCTTGTTCTGCTGTGCTTGGGAAATTAATATAAAGAAGATGCTAAGAAACCACCCTGTGACACAGGGGTTTGCACAAGTCAGGGAGATGTGAAAGTAATTCATGACATGCTCAACAGCAGCATATCTGTCCAAGAGCAGGAGATCCTGTTTTTTCCTGAACCCAACATGTGTTTCCCTATCACAGATTTATAAAGAGACACCCATTGACTCAAACAGCATCACCTTGTCAACCAATGGCTATGGGTAGTGTCTTGACCTCTCATGTGCtattctaaatttttttgttttgttttgtttttccgagacagggtttctccatgtagttttgtgcttttcctggaacttgctttggagatcaggctggcctcgaactcacagagatcagcctgcctgtgcctcccaagtactgggattaaaggcctgcgccatcaccgcccggcctaaattcttttcatctataaaataatgcaacattaATTTCAATATAATGTATTGTTCTATGGGTTTCCTGACTATTAAAATTTGGGGATATGGGGAAATGGATCTGAAATCACAGTCCTAGAGATGAATCTCAACCTTATCTATGTCTTTCTTTGGAGGTCAGGAGAAGCTCCTTAAAGGCCAGATCAGGGAAGTACCTCAGCTGCCAGGTATGCCGAGTGTTAGTAATAagtggcaatgtgtccactaatTACCTTAGGCCAGAGATTAACCCTAGGgctgatgcacacacatgcctgtgaaGAACTCTTGGTTGCCCTCTAATTCTGTGCTTCTTCAGCAAGATTTCTGgaaacagatctttgacaaacTTCCTTCTTCAGAAATAAATAGAACTACTTATAAGgaaaaagtcattttgattttgtccttctccttctaGAACATGTGACAGCCCCTTCTGTGCAACTTCAAAGGGCTATAGAAGGAGGCTAAGGTCTCGGCCCAGGAACTGCAATAACCATAGTTACAGGGACAGAGTGCAGgactgaggaacagagtgcaaaagccAGAAGTTCAAGGAGGAGACAGCAGGGACACTCATGAAATGCTCTGTTATGTGGTTGCCATTTTAGCCTCTCTGTATGTGAATTTCTTCCACCTAAAGGAAGGAGGGTGGAGATGGACCATGGAGTTAGGTGCTGCAACCAGGAACAACTTGTAAAATAACGTCTTTCATCATTGAGACTTTTTAATGGACACAGAAATAGGTCTTCTTAAACTATAGTCCACAAATTGCTAaaggattttggttttgttttgttttttgtttttgctttttattctttttttccagcTCCCTGCATTCTCTTTCCTTTACCAGCTTATGGCTATTGCTTTTGTTATGTGGATTAATTCACACTTAACAAGGCAGGAATCACAGAAGACTCACTCACATGCTCTTTCAATGGTTGCATGTATTAAATATGCAACACACGATAATTCAAATCTTGGCATTAAATCCTTCTTGAGCAATTTAACCACAGCAGCCATAGTTTactattttgttagaatataaatAATGGATAGAGCACATACAAATAATGGCATTTTGACATGATAAGGTGAAGTTCCTGCAAGGATACACACCATGAGTGCgagctctcctccttcctctgctctatGCCTTCCACTCTCAGCTCAGTCAGGAAGAGCCTATCATCAGGAATAAACTCCCAGAAGAATCACTCACTGAACATACACTAATGAGTCAGTCACTTCCACATCAAGAACACGGTTCCAAAGGACAGCACTCACAGGAATCAGTCACCATCTCTCTTCCAGTGGGAACTCAGCCCTCAGGGAAGGAACTGAGCCTCACCAACCATTATAAGACTTTCACATGCTACCATGTAACTTCCTAAACTGGGCCATTACTTTATAAAGCAAAATGGGTATGGCATTGTGCATAATTCACAGGTAATCTGGACCAGAAAGGATACTGACctacaggaagcaggaaggaataACGCACAGAGAGAATAGACACTCATGATACTCAAACGGATAGGCAGGACCAAAACTCAGGCTTTCTACCCTTGGTGTAGAATCTCTTCTTACTGATTTCAACTTCTGGTGAGGAGTTTAAAAAGAGTACGAAACACATCCAAGGTGTTCTACCACCTACACTGACACAGGACATCATGTCCCACTGAGGACAACCAGGACAGGGAAGGAAAGGCTTCTGCTATTGTTATCATGTTATTGTTGCTTGAGAGAATCAGACCAGAGGCAGTAGGTATAAATTCATGTCCAGCCACAGGTCCCTTCTCCGAGGGCTAAGAGAGAAGGTGTCACCCTGGACATTCAGGTAGAGTAGTGGCCACTACCAGATCCTAGACACACTGAGTGAGCtgcagagagaagaggtgggTGGCAGTCCAGGGGAGCCCCAAGGAACTACTACTCACCCATGCCATCAGTGTGCTGTGGCAGTCTGAAGATGCCCTTCAGGCAGAGAATGGGCAGCAGTTGAGGCTGTATCTGCTTCAGTGAAGTAAGCAAGTGCTGGAATTCATCCTGCCTCTTAGGAGGGTGCACCTGGAGCAGCAGCTACTCTTTGTTGTCTCCAACCTCCTTATCAAGCTGCTGCCACTTGCCTGGGCTCAGAGTGCCCACTGCCTTGAAGCATGGCCTCCACCTTGGTCATGACCTGGGCCAGGGTCTGAGGCCAAATGCCTAGCAGTTCCTGGTGCTGAGTCTCTATACTGTCTGACCAACCTGCCTCACCTTGTCCAGCTCTGTGGGATGGCACCAGGGCTATGAGAGACCTTGGTGCTGTGGGCTGAAATGGGTGGCTTCTTAGGGTACTGATAGGCCCCAGACAACAGGGGCCATGGACTGGAGTCTATGGGCCTGGGTCTCCAGAATTCCAGTGGTGCTCAACATGTACACCCTGGGATCCCAGGCATAGCCAAGATgactgaaaaggaaggaagaatggaagaggaggaggaggtgcagAAGACAGAAGGGACCCTGGTGGGGATGGTAGCCAGGTAGGCCTTAATGagcaaaatcttatttaaaaacatatgatAATGTATAATATTGAGCAGCAACAGTAAAGTGATGTTTAGAATGATTTATTTTGAGTGTAAGATGCAAGGGTGTTCTCCTTATTTTCTTGGCTGCCTATAGTGGGTGAGGTTTAAACTCTGTTCATCCCAAATGTCAACCTTCTCACTGGTTGAATTGGCACAGCTCTAACTATCACTATTCCCAGAACACTGTACAAATTAGGCAGGATTCTGTGTTAGACCTGTGCTTGACCAACACAGCTCTCCCTTACCACACACAGCCATAACTTCATATATTGTGTTGTTGGAGAAAATGGAGTCACTTCAATGATCTTGAATtgttgtcatggtgttttttatCATGACAACAGGAACTCCTTGACAACAGATTTCCCATTTCCACAATAGCTTTTACTATATTTACTATTTATACTTATTATGCTAGTAACAATTAAATaactttttgtgggtttttttttgttctacttACTCATAGTTAATACTATCATAAATActgacagaagaggaaatactgaTAACTACGAAGTTGGTACTTCCCTTTTGCATGGAAAGTTGTCATTATGAAGGCTTTAAAAGATTGTCAGAGTTTTTGGCCAAACAtactaactgtcatgatagaactctcatccagtgactggtggaagatgcagagatccacagccaaggcccaggtggagctccaggagtccaacaggcgagagggaggagggattatatgaggaagagctatcgagaccatgattggaaaaagcacaggaacaaatagccaaactagtggaaacacatgaactgtgtaccaatagctgagaagcccccatggaactggaccaggccctctggataagtgagacagttgatgagcttgaaatGTTTAGGAGGCCCCAAgaaagtgggaccaggacctgtccttggtgcatgagctgggtttttggaacctggggtctATGCTGTGACACtgtgctcagccttggtgtagggaggaggggcctggaccttcctcacctgaatctaccaggctgggctgactccccaggggaaaacttgccttggaagaggtgttaatagggggtggattgggtggggggaagcctgggggttgggagaagggaggacaggggaatccgtggctgatatgtaaaattaaattaattataaaataaaaaatatttgttaaaaaataaaataaaatgaacatacaGGTTTCTCTGAACTGAGAACTTGGCCAGAGGCAAGGGGAAAGAAACATTTAgttcagatttcaaaataaattcaacAGAAGTATGGTGCTGGTTGTAAGAACAATTCAGTGCAAGCATTCATTCCAAGCCAGTTCCTCTTTATTCTCCTGTTCTACTTTATATAAGTGCATTTTACTTTCAGGTCacttttgaagaaagagaaagcaatacattttcatggAGAAATGGATTCAGAGCTCACGTGATTTCATTTTGTTAGGATTATTACCACAAAATCACACAGGCCTACTGCTTTTGCTGCTCATCATCTCCATATTCTCTGTGGCCTTGCTTGGCAACTCAGCAATGATCCATCTCATTTGTGTGGATCCCAAactccacacccccatgtactttCTGCTCAGTCAGCTCTCTCTCATGAACCTGATGCATATCTCTACCACTGTTCCCAAGCTGGCATTCAACTTCCTCTCTGGCCAGAAAAGCATTACCTTACTGGGCTGTAGAGTgcaatcctttttctttctgaacttGGCAGGTTCTGAGGGCTtgttcctggcctccatggcctATCACCATTTTGTGGCCATCTGTCACGCTCTTCATTATCCTATTCCCATGAGCAAAATGATGTTTCTGGAGATGATCATAGGATCTTGGACACTGGGCTCCATTAACTCCTTATCACACACAGTCTATCTCCTTCACATTCCTTACTGCCATTCTAGGTCCATTAACCATTTCTTCTGGGATGTCCCTGCCATGTTGCCCCTGGCCTGTATGGACACTTGGGTTTATGAGTACATGGTATTTGTGAGTACAAGCCTGTTTCTTCTACTTCCTTTCCTTGGCATCACAGCTTCCTGTGGATGGGTCCTTTTTGCTGTCTTCCATATGTgctcaaaagaaggaaagaaaaaggccttCACTACATGTTCAACTCACTtaactgtggtgacattttactATGCACCTTTTGTCTACACTTACGTTAGTCCCAGGAGTCTCCGTTCCCCCACAGAAGATAAGATTCTGGCTGTCTTCTACACTATCCTCACCCCTATGCTCAACCCCAtcatctacagcctgaggaatAAGGAGGTCCTCGGGGCCATGACAAGAGTCTCTGGGACATTCTCTTCCACAAAAACTTTGTCATTTCCTCTCTACTCATATTTCAGTCCCTGGAGAATGACAGAGTAGTGTTGCCTATTGGAAATATTATGTGTCCCCCACACATGTCATACCTTTCTGGTGACTTATTACTGGTTAAGATTAAATAATATGTTCATTTTTACATAGTATATCAATTATTCACATGTTTAATTCACAACATTATAGACAATTATATCAATAACAGAAATTTGGCAATTACTATTCTAACATAATATGACACATTATACTTTATGATTGTATAAATATTACTGTAAAATGATATTGTATGCTGATATTGACTTGTATCTACAAAATTAACATAATTAATTGCTTTGATTATatgttttgctttcattcttttcattattaaaagtttatgtatattgaatatttaaaaaagattgtcagaatttttaatgattatgatttgtaaaaaaaattctgaggATTGATCTATATCCAACTTTTAAAGTGAAAATTAGTCTAATCTTTAAAACAACACTTGGGGTAAacttcatttactcattcaataAATAGACTGTGAGTAGTCACTTACTGCATGCTAGCCCATTACCTAACCAATGAGGTTACAGTGGTAAGTAGACAAACACCTACTGGAATTGAAGGATACATAAATTACAATAAATGAGACAGGCACACAGATAGACGTATAGTAGTTAGAGGACAAAAAGCAAATTTTCTGGACTGTAGGAGAAGATCGAAGGAACTTAAGCGAGTAGGACCAAGTGGGAGAAGCTGAGAGCATGGTatataaggaaaataaaggaaatataagaaaagccttgttcagccttgctgCATGGGGGATGGGCTTAgtactgcctcaactgaatgtaccgggctctgctgactccccatgggaggagccCTGACACTTTtgcaggagggaatggggaatgtGGGTCGAGGGAAAACCTGggggagaagcagaaggagggatgagacagGGATctatggttggcatgtaaaaggaataaaagaatgTCTTtagaaaaacactttaaaaaaagaaaagaaaagccagacaaAAAAGATTCAAGAACAGGAAGATGCTGGTGTTTAGTGTCACTTCCCTGCAGGGACATTGACAGAAAATCCAAGTTCAAGTCAGAGATGAAATAGGAGCCAGATCTATCTGTGTCAGGAGACACTGGCAGGTACTGTGAGTGGAAGTGGAGGCAAGTGGGTTCTTGGTGAGGAACAGCAGTCTGACTTCTGTGTGGATGAATTCCTCTAACCACAGGCCAAGGCAATGGGCTTCACTCACATTTGCCAGATGTGATGATTGTATTTGTATAACACTGCTTTCCATGTAAGTAGAAATGGGATCCAACAATTTAAATGATTTTGATACTGAGGAATGCCTACCTATGGCCTTGAGTATAAACCCATCACAATAAAATATGTTCATCATGAATGTTAGCCCAAAAGAGAATTTGTTTTCTAAGTCAAACATGATTACCTATTTCAACACATATCACAGTCTTActtattcttttctcctttccccttaATAACAGAATCCTAGCTGTGAGTATGCCCACTGTGTCTTTGTAGAGAGGGTTCATTTACCGTGCTACAGCAGCAGTAACAACAGCTgtaaacaaatgcatcataagGAGCTTCAGCAGAGACTGGAGCAtctggagaggaagcagaagcatgagaagcagaaacagcagaagcaggagcaacAGCAACACATGTGGAAGTGGAAACAGTGTCAGAAGCAACAGTTGAAGTGTTTCTGTGACCAGAGTACTCCAATGTGACCTCTGGTTCCTGGAGTCGGTATTTACTCTATTCTTGAGCCTTTAAGGACAATTTGAGatgtattatttttcataaaaagggAATGTTacactttcattcattttatcacTTGTCAATGCCATGGTCTTGATTTTAGTCCACAAATATCTGTGTATTCCTTTCAATTTTATCATTAGAGACCACTAACATTTTTTAACCTCTGCTTCATTTCTACTTGAGTTAAAGACCCATGGTTTCataaatctcaaaagcagatatgaCCAACTGGCTTTAAAAAATCTGCACTTTGTTACCTAACACATTCATTTCcagcatgatgggaagacatatACAGAAAAGGTCAAATGTGTCCTCTCCAGTCTGCATGACCTGGTTGTTGAACAGCCAGATTGAGAGAATGTGACAATGAAGGGCTTCTAGAAGGAAAGGAACCTCTCCCTTCTGCAGTCCATTTACCCTTTCCCATAGCCTTTCATTGGGATCCTGGGATAGCAAGAGTGAAGGTGAACTCAAAATGCATGAACAAAGTGTGCCACCAGCTGCTGAGCTGCAAGTATGGATTCTGCAGATGCCTTCTGGCTTCTCACTCCTTTTCCATGACTGTTAAACCTCTGTTAAACCTCCAGTAACATCATCTACTTTGAGTAGGAATATTGTGAACAAAGCCTCAAGAATTCATTCAAAGCTCTGAAATGGGGCTACCCATCCATTTATGTCACAAAAACAGTTGGTAAAATTTCCACAAGGCTGACTCACATAGGTTACCCAAAAACCCATTCTACTAGCTAAATTGAAGAGGTGTGTTCTTGGGTCTTAGAGAGATCACTTGGTATTTAAGATTCCTTGAATTTGGTTCCTGAAACCCAGCAGGGGGCTCATATCTGTCtaaaactccagtcctaggggatccagttctttcttctgtcctCAGTGAATACTAGGCTTGCAcagggtacacagacatatatacagggaaatcattcacacacaagcatgcacaacaGTAAAATCAAGTGGGAGTTTTACAAACTGACTCAATGCTACTTGGTAGATGATCATTCTCCTCTGCCTTTACATAATGTCTCTAGATTTTTGTCAGTCTTCACAACTCAGTCAAAATCAGAATTCAGGATCCTATTTTGGCATCAAATACCACATTTGCTCATTTCATATGCTacctaaagtttaaaaaaaatacaaaacttgcCTAAATAATATAGCCTAAAAtggttataaaacaaacaaaaaaaataagacagattactcctaaaataaacacatggaagTGTATATACTTGTTAAAAGTACTTAACGTGGTCATGGTGAATGATCTCAAAGGTCCTAGTTATAGATGAACTTAAACCACTATGGACACATGAATTTGATTGGAGATTTGTCAACCTTAGATACATTTTTATAGTTCTCTGAGTCATTATTTCCTCTTCATTATGCAATTTATCATAagacaataaaaaggaaacccCTATATTTATAACACTTTTTGCATCTCCCTCTAGTATTTAGACAGAAGAGACCACAGTACAGACCTCTAGTTACTTCACCATTCCATACACCAGTTGGAAAACAGAAACGATGAAGTCAATCAAGAAATATTTTCCTCAACTTCTGTGTGGAGGTCCATGACTTTAATGTTAGCAGTagcaaggcagaagcaggtggcaagttgagagttcaaggacagcctattctacatagcaaattccagactACTTAGGGCTATATAACAAAAGgatatttcaaaaacaaagaaatctataTCTAGACATAATTTCTTGAACAGATAAATTCGCTGATTTCTGTAAGCAGAATACAGTTGACAGAGAAAATCCAGGACCAGCTGCTCCACCAATACAAGTGAACTTTCTCTTTTCCCAGAGCGAGGAACCATCCTTACAATCGTCCTGTGTCCTTGTCAACTTGGCCTGTCTTGCTGTAATCTTTAATGAAGACAAACATTTGATGCCTTGTTAGAGTTCAGTGGAGAAGAACTGACAGTGTCTGTCTTAGTCCATCAGTTTACACTTTGCACGCTGCCTATACCAGGTAAAACTTGCTAGTCCAAATCTTGTATTGGTCTGGGCTTAAATGTGTTGAACTGCAGAAATATGGTTACTTTTATATCAGTGTCATGATATGTTTACAAAGTATGTAAACCACTGCCATTTTGGTTTACTagatttacatatatattcactGTCTCCATTTCAATTAGTGATATTTTGGTATGCTGATTTATCATTtggataactttttaaaagaaaatttcagtgGGGGAAAACCACCAAATATTAACAATACCTTGAGTAGAGTCACAATTTGTAGTCAACTGATTCCACAAAGTATGTTAACTTTAACTGACTTACCTTGTTACATTCAAATCCTACTTCATTCAAAGTAGTGCAGACTCCACACAGGGTGCTCCAACTGTACCTACATACACACTAAGTGACTGCTCATTCATGCACCATCCAGTAAAGCCTTAGAGACACTCCTATCATTTTACATTGAAAGATGACAGGACAACTCTGGACTGTCATTCAACAAGACTTATTCATGTACTACAGACCATTTCAGCACCAGGAGATGGCCTCTTCATAACATGCAGAGTTATataaaaaatggtaaaaaaaaattttccatttaTACAGGTGAACCCCTTTGGCATTCCAATTATATCAAGCACTAATGAAAATCTTTTCTGGTTGAGGAAGATTTAAGGCAAGTTCCGGCCCTATGAAGGCACTGAGATGATTTCCCCATTGTTGCTACATGTCTTTATACTCAATGTCACAGTAGATCTGGTCGATTCAGCaaccatttttttcttgctgGTTTACAAAGCTGGAAGTAGAAAATCATGCCACATGTGAGCCATACTGCAAAGTATGTGGTTGTTCTTTTATCTCTTTAATTTCTGATGGCCTACAACCATTCTACATTCTAAGAAAAACTCAAAATGCTCCTCAAACTACTTCCAGAGATTCAAGATTGTATGATTTCCTTTCAATACCggggtggtgacacatgccttcattcctagcacttgggaggcagacagatagatgtcTGTGTATTCACGACAATCTTGGTCTTCAGAGCCATGTTGGTGATAGTCAggcctacacagaaaaactctgactaataaagcaaaacaaaaggaaaacacaaagcaCCACAGCAAAACCGGAAGGTGCTTGGTAGCTGCTGGTGTTCGAATGATTTTTCTAACATTGTTTCAATCTCATCTGAGACCTGAGCAAGTGTTtggtctcttttcttcttcttgcatCACAGCTGCCCTGTCGTGGAAATTTTGTTCATCCATACAAAAGGTTTGTTGGgccgtggcgcacgcctttaatcccagcactcgggaggcagagccaggcggatcactgtgagttggaggccagcctgggctaccaagtgagttccagaaaaaggtgcaaagctacacagagaaaccctgtctcggaaaaaaaaaaacaaaaaaaaaatagacaaaagattTGTTGGCTTTTATGTGCACAATAACAAAACTTTGTAATTACTACTGCTACTGCTGCTGATAttaatgatgatgaagatgatgataataataataatactgaaGGAGAAAACCGAAAGGGGAGGGGTTGGGCCTCTCCCAAGAGTGTTTGTGTCCAAGGCCTGCAAGTTGGCCTTCTTTGTGCCATCCTGGCCCAGTGCTGCCTGCAGCATCTCTCCCATCCTATAGAGGGCGCTCCCTTGCCTCAGTCCTTGGAGATGGAGAGGTGGGTGAAGATGGGGTGGCTGAGACCTGGGTCCAGGCTGGAGGAATCAACACTGTTGAGGAGCCTGAGCTCTGCAACAGCTGTCTTGCTCCCATAAATTCTGCATCTCTGGGCAGCGCCTTGATCATGGGCAGACGGGACAGACAGGAAGGCAGCTGGAAACCAAAGTTAGGTCAGGACATGCAGGTCAAGAGAGATTTAGCAGGGGGCAGCACCTTGCATGACATCTCTGCTGTCTGCTGTGGTAGTCAGTAGGATGCAACCATAGCCTCTAATTTCTGGGTCTAGTTGGGGAGGCATTTGATGAGATGCTTGACCCTGGCCCAAGGCAAAGACTTATTGTCATGGGAGGCCATGCATCTGGTTGCTGAAGGGGCACCACAGAGGCACAGCAGGTTGGGGGCGCCCAGGGGGGTAAGTTCACTGAAATggagcagaaggaagaggaataTTTGAAACAGGATAAATCCAAGAAGGATGAGCTTGGCGGTAGCATGCATGAAGTAGGTCTCTCTAGCAACATGGGCAATTCCAGATCCCTAGGCTGTTGGTGCTGGCTGGACTGGGAGCCTGAGAAACTGAGGTTGTGCTGCACACCAAATGCAGGCCAAAAGCTCACAGGTCTGTGGAGGCGTCCCCACCCCACAACTTCCCACAATGGTTCGGGCTGCCACTTGTCTGCTGTCTGGATGATATGGCAGCCTGGACCTGAGGGCAGGAGGTGATCTGTGGAGGGTGTAGAATAGTCTTGAGCCCC containing:
- the LOC131901444 gene encoding olfactory receptor 2L13-like; translated protein: MEKWIQSSRDFILLGLLPQNHTGLLLLLLIISIFSVALLGNSAMIHLICVDPKLHTPMYFLLSQLSLMNLMHISTTVPKLAFNFLSGQKSITLLGCRVQSFFFLNLAGSEGLFLASMAYHHFVAICHALHYPIPMSKMMFLEMIIGSWTLGSINSLSHTVYLLHIPYCHSRSINHFFWDVPAMLPLACMDTWVYEYMVFVSTSLFLLLPFLGITASCGWVLFAVFHMCSKEGKKKAFTTCSTHLTVVTFYYAPFVYTYVSPRSLRSPTEDKILAVFYTILTPMLNPIIYSLRNKEVLGAMTRVSGTFSSTKTLSFPLYSYFSPWRMTE